A window of the Aspergillus flavus chromosome 6, complete sequence genome harbors these coding sequences:
- a CDS encoding lysosomal trafficking regulator — MSRSTSALSRSPSSATQRPAAPELSPVLDKLKVICGEDIVTSQVASTATECLLRLRHTFIDNEHPIEAKEAFRHLHGFQTLLDLLRKVSQCYDSHGSSKDERKDLLSVYKDALAVLAESLRDHVGNKRYFANRIAGGGEVTLEEAFTNLARKVDSIQGDTEQFYGAILAAALCQETVASIFTTLSTKFQTAEELSLDGIREEVDRCVGKSETVEVPELLGPFVRVWLTQSSASISEHRVQRLAVPACLVQLAAQSQRNITMLHSTGIITLILPLLFNEERPAPERQLYQELAKMLCTLGISNLNDVAALYRQAHDCPKVLQFLVDVLKCSKEPPSIQFDLSLHGYCSLELSTMGRSFPPATSSGYTLAVWARFDQFDKNTHTTIFGAFDASQTCFLLAYLEKDTRNFILQTSIRGSRPSVRFKSIAFEPKRWYHICVVHKKPRPPSYSRASLFIDGEFVEQLRIDYPCMPVTSAPNRPPRVQSFFGTPQDLAMRLGKGISTSRWSLANAILLEEAYSDDMIAVFYNLGPRYYGNFQDCLGSFQTYKASAALNLRNEHMHAGKEESSDIVTAIRRKASTLIREECIAVNVSPLSVLDDDDSNNIDETRLVKYLSKQAAKNLHQLTKSGGNAVAVNGSTPAINDALTQAHGIGILTGDPVVAIPQALDDASWRIGGCAAVHLSLVHAARSAESTLLAVEALYEAVQDNWRNSEAMEKENGYGILAALLREKLAWPVTAATTGSKTSNVCSTYEERSTLAFELLRLTLKFVGYDFDQPNRSIITNPLAYRVLLVDLEVWRYGEMPLIELYYSQYCIFASESKFRRFNAKRLARMRVNKKLLEALKGEEFTIEGLRLFTSAFGSLMEGCLSADLLRFLALFITYGIHKPKEPSRLQKKKSLRFNAAARLPTPNPDKKYVSSTTIAIEMLRMYCSLLCNAHDVGPIKRFAKAVTNKWLLYLMCEDEPEIVVLATKIMARLIVIHGGSYSKKFNDKTGGYIIMRHCLKKWWSIPIMWPICFAILFGIDIGKANVDKTFDQLSLSELFCLNGEAQVVYPEMLPVISDMLQSGLKQTVFAEEVSLVNEQNHDALQDRLAHLAKSSMSSSAPAGTTDAQLSLLTAIVDFFAVAQIKSQSYREFAARPEYVQSLVSILFPVVIGSDSVSPNVEMSSQSRTGGLAFDDHSLVHRPRSRRTSELQTTTVEQPGSQDDSGGPLRRGSSFILVTSDRGKHIPSSLRIRCAFSHVKIDSKGTTNHPLITAILNLALSVFSEQLLERKEFSGLGLYLKTPPGFPEHQAYFNSWVLRSLLSTLQDAIFSRVELLSEPRVLTNLGRFATHLGEAVYEGWFVDGATATLEFAGTVLEYLQRPEVSRLKSIRLCSQAIATIRSTVFRVVLFGLSEVDGTEALSFLKRLSYWQVVLLSGETQSDHLQLLCYLLYTKLIDKNENVRLAAAGLFRIMLVQKPTEMSAILSQATEPLQQRLSGGFEALVGMEDIAFLQWVDDQADDLNALFFGILSKAWETFVQEENTNLESSARTRLSRRQEKLKQWGQVEKLSDEMIRKHEATFPHWVSNISASEFLKYQRALQDQQDSSTFMWAALAHLNMDLRRYGGVFAEQKERRWRLDQTEGRSRMRLRTVPDDSRDRQDYQPKRKASEPPVMRLDTNVTSPNGDSLGLTPTAMAADHSEGNSQGIGPDSRSVFEESFEMIDDPKADLEDYEDKNRKVMRSLHRGDQVDSVCNMSRIVGLEACEGLLILGKDHIYILDNFFQRSDGEIVNVWQAPTEERDPYVRMITGRESNERKSQEHETRSWKWSDLISVSKRRFLFRDVALEIFFTDGTSYLLTLISSPARDNLCSQLATKAPQVTGSVGHSRPEDVWRFETLRSPEDAPQSLGSRFASVFGHSPAHPATRKWVKGEISNFHYLMLINTLAGRTFNDLTQYPVFPWVLADYTSEELDLTNPKTFRDLSKPMGCQTPEREGEFRERYKAFAEMGAGDSPPFHYGTHYSSAMIVSSYLIRLQPFVKSYLLLQGGTFDHADRLFYSIGKAWESASRGNMSDVRELIPEFFYLPEFLVNSNKYDFGVLQNMTTAIDSVELPPWAKGDPKIFIQKHREALESPYVTQNLHHWIDLVFGCKQKGEAAIEAVNVFHHLSYQGAKDVDAIDDPVERLATIGIIHNFGQTPHQIFNRPHSQREDVRYKVPRLDRLAESLTQQPLSLLDIGERVSSLSMKQDRLLCAAALRLNIPPAYDKYMEWGFFDGSVRFYSADSRKLLGHFEHLHIGQLSAAIFADSRTLVTSGTDCTVSTWTFTSTAKSVDLQPAGSLFGHRSPVTVLAVSRSFSVLLSASTDGQIMLWDLNRQTFVRELPAKGHVDCARINDVTGEIAVCRGSRISLYTLNGALLLDQAVCESEDDQVMSCVFYEGVNNEWQERELLFTGHRRGVVNIWSKIVHNGRFEFELIRQLHHTDSSRDNGANISSGISCILTLPHVVYTGDEAGKVYEWSCVQRR; from the exons ATGAGCCGGTCCACTTCCGCCCTCTCGCGGTCCCCGTCCTCAGCAACCCAACGGCCGGCTGCCCCCGAATTAAGTCCTGTCCTTGACAAGTTGAAAGTTATCTGCGGGGAGGATATAGTAACGTCCCAGGTCGCCTCCACTGCAACCGAATGTCTGCTTCGCCTTCGTCACACATTCATCGATAACGAGCATCCAATAGAGGCGAAGGAGGCCTTCCGACACCTACATGGTTTTCAGACCCTGTTAGACCTTCTTCGGAAGGTCTCACAATGTTATGATTCGCATGGGTCATCCAAGGATGAGAGGAAGGATCTGCTGTCCGTGTACAAAGATGCATTGGCAGTCCTGGCTGAGAGCTTGAGGGATCATGTCGGGAACAAACGGTATTTCGCGAACCGGATCGCCGGGGGAGGAGAAGTGACATTGGAAGAAGCTTTCACGAATCTGGCTAGGAAAGTAGATTCCATCCAAGGTGATACGGAGCAATTTTACGGTGCGATCTTAGCAGCGGCCCTTTGCCAGGAGACAGTTGCCAGTATATTCACAACTCTGAGTACTAAATTCCAAACTGCCGAGGAGCTATCTTTGGATGGCATTAGAGAAGAAGTGGACCGATGCGTAGGAAAATCAGAAACAGTCGAAGTGCCAGAGCTCCTGGGCCCGTTTGTCCGAGTATGGCTTACCCAGTCGTCTGCCTCCATATCCGAGCACAGAGTCCAGAGACTAGCCGTGCCGGCATGTCTAGTCCAACTCGCCGCACAATCCCAGAGGAATATCACGATGTTGCACTCCACTGGCATTATAACACTGATTCTGCCGCTTTTGTTCAATGAGGAGCGCCCGGCACCCGAGAGACAACTCTATCAAGAATTGGCAAAAATGCTTTGTACTCTGGGGATAAGTAACTTGAATGATGTGGCTGCTTTATACCGACAAGCCCATGATTGTCCGAAGGTTCTTCAGTTCCTTGTTGATGTTTTGAAGTGTTCTAAGGAACCTCCCTCGATACAGTTCGATTTATCATTGCATGGATATTGCTCTTTAGAGTTATCAACTATGGGTCGCTCATTCCCACCTGCAACTTCTTCTGGTTATACGTTAGCAGTCTGGGCACGCTTTGACCAGTTTGACAAGAATACTCACACGACGATTTTTGGAGCCTTTGATGCTAGCCAAACTTGCTTCTTGCTCGCGTATCTTGAGAAGGATACTCGCAACTTTATATTGCAGACCTCGATCAGGGGATCTCGTCCTAGCGTTCGATTCAAGTCTATAGCCTTCGAGCCTAAACGGTGGTACCATATCTGTGTGGTTCATAAAAAACCCAGACCACCGTCATATTCTCGGGCGTCTCTCTTCATAGATGGCGAATTTGTTGAACAATTGCGGATTGATTATCCATGCATGCCGGTTACCAGCGCTCCTAATAGGCCGCCTAGAGTTCAATCGTTTTTCGGGACTCCGCAAGATCTGGCAATGAGGCTTGGCAAGGGGATCTCTACCTCTCGATGGTCCCTAGCTAATGCAATTCTACTTGAAGAAGCATATAGTGACGACATGATTGCCGTGTTTTACAATCTCGGTCCACGTTACTACGGCAACTTTCAAGACTGTTTAGGTTCCTTTCAGACGTATAAAGCTTCTGCGGCTTTGAATTTACGTAACGAGCATATGCATGCTGGTAAAGAGGAGTCATCGGACATTGTTACTGCTATTCGGCGAAAGGCAAGCACTCTTATTCGTGAAGAGTGCATAGCAGTTAATGTTTCTCCGCTATCCGTTCTAGATGACGATGATAGTAACAATATTGATGAAACCCGACTCGTCAAGTATCTTTCGAAACAAGCGGCTAAGAACTTGCATCAGCTAACAAAGTCTGGAGGAAATGCAGTAGCGGTCAATGGCAGTACCCCTGCTATCAATGATGCTTTAACTCAGGCCCATGGTATCGGTATATTAACGGGGGACCCTGTAGTCGCGATACCGCAGGCCTTGGATGACGCGAGCTGGCGTATCGGCGGCTGTGCGGCTGTTCATTTGAGCTTGGTACATGCGGCCAGAAGCGCTGAATCTACACTTTTGGCGGTCGAAGCGCTGTATGAGGCTGTACAGGACAATTGGCGAAATAGCGAAgcaatggaaaaggaaaatggttATGGAATCCTTGCGGCATTGTTACGCGAAAAGCTGGCATGGCCTGTAACAGCCGCCACCACGGGCTCGAAGACCTCTAACGTCTGCTCCACATACGAAGAACGATCTACATTGGCTTTCGAATTGCTTCGTTTGACTCTCAAGTTCGTCGGCTATGATTTCGATCAACCGAATCGCTCCATCATCACGAACCCGCTAGCATACAGAGTCCTGCTCGTGGACCTGGAGGTGTGGAGATACGGCGAGATGCCTCTTATTGAGTTGTATTATTCCCAATACTGCATATTTGCCAGTGAAAGCAAGTTTCGTCGGTTTAATGCAAAGCGCCTCGCCCGCATGC GTGTCAATAAAAAGCTGCTTGAGGCTCTTAAGGGAGAAGAATTTACGATTGAGGGACTGCGACTTTTCACTTCGGCCTTTGGATCGTTGATGGAGGGCTGCCTGTCCGCAGACTTGCTCCGTTTTCTAGCGCTCTTCATCACCTATGGTATCCACAAGCCAAAGGAGCCAAGCAGGTtacagaaaaagaagagcctCCGATTCAATGCTGCTGCAAGGCTGCCCACGCCCAATCCCGATAAGAAGTACGTTTCAAGCACTACGATAGCGATAGAGATGCTTAGGATGTATTGCTCTCTTCTATGCAATGCGCATGATGTTGGGCCAATCAAGAGGTTCGCTAAAGCCGTTACAAACAAG TGGCTTTTATACCTCATGTGTGAGGACGAACCCGAGATTGTCGTTTTGGCAACGAAAATCATGGCTCGTTTAATAGTAATCCACGGGGGCAGCTACAGCAAGAAGTTCAATGATAAGACTGGGGGTTATATTATAATGCGACATTGTCTGAAGAAATGGTGGAGCATCCCTATAATGTGGCCTATCTGCTTTGCTATACTATTTGGTATTGATATTGGCAAGGCCAACGTTGATAAAACATTCGATcagctttctctttccgAGCTTTTCTGCCTCAACGGCGAGGCCCAAGTTGTCTATCCTGAGATGCTCCCAGTCATCTCCGACATGTTGCAGTCTGGGCTGAAGCAAACAGTATTCGCCGAGGAGGTCTCCTTGGTGAATGAGCAGAACCATGATGCTCTACAGGATCGCCTCGCTCACCTTGCCAAGTCGTCTATGTCATCTTCCGCACCTGCCGGTACTACGGATGCACAGCTGTCGCTTTTAACCGCCATTGTTGATTTTTTTGCTGTAGCGCAGATAAAGTCACAAAGCTACCGCGAATTTGCAGCACGTCCTGAATACGTCCAAAGCTTAGTTTCTATCCTTTTCCCCGTTGTTATTGGCTCCGATTCCGTGAGTCCGAATGTTGAAATGAGCTCTCAGTCTCGTACGGGTGGTCTAGCGTTTGATGATCACAGTTTGGTGCATCGGCCACGATCACGAAGGACATCTGAACTACAAACAACGACTGTTGAACAGCCTGGGAGCCAAGATGACAGTGGTGGACCTTTAAGACGTGGTTCATCTTTCATTTTAGTCACCTCTGATCGAGGAAAGCATATACCATCCTCTCTTCGCATACGTTGTGCTTTCTCTCACGTCAAAATCGACAGCAAAGGCACGACCAACCATCCTCTAATAACTGCTATTCTGAATCTAGCGCTTTCCGTGTTTTCAGAACAGTtgctggaaaggaaggaatTCTCTGGTCTCGGACTCTACCTTAAAACGCCTCCGGGATTCCCCGAGCACCAGGCGTACTTCAACTCTTGGGTGTTGCGTAGCCTTCTTTCTACGCTCCAGGATGCCATATTCTCAAGGGTCGAGCTATTGTCCGAACCACGCGTGCTAACTAACTTGGGGCGCTTCGCAACGCATTTAGGAGAAGCAGTCTACGAAGGTTGGTTTGTTGACGGTGCCACAGCTACTCTTGAATTCGCAGGAACAGTTTTGGAATATCTGCAGCGACCTGAGGTCTCGCGTCTAAAAAGTATACGGCTTTGCAGTCAGGCGATAGCGACAATTCGTTCCACAGTCTTCCGTGTGGTTTTATTCGGGCTATCAGAAGTCGATGGTACAGAGGCACTTTCATTCTTGAAACGGCTATCATATTGGCAAGTAGTCCTGCTTTCTGGGGAAACTCAGTCCGATCATCTGCAGTTGCTTTGCTATCTTCTCTATACGAAATTGATCGACAAGAATGAAAATGTGCGCCTGGCGGCGGCAGGTCTTTTTAGAATTATGCTAGTACAAAAGCCGACCGAAATGTCCGCCATCCTTAGCCAAGCAACAGAACCCTTACAGCAACGTCTTTCCGGTGGGTTTGAGGCTCTTGTTGGCATGGAGGATATTGCATTTTTGCAATGGGTTGACGACCAGGCGGACGATTTGAACGCCTTGTTCTTCGGGATATTATCAAAGGCCTGGGAGACTTTTgtccaagaagaaaatacGAATCTAGAGTCGTCAGCTCGCACTCGATTATCTAGGCGTCAAGAAAAACTGAAACAGTGGGGTCAGGTGGAAAAGCTCAGTGACGAAATGATACGTAAGCACGAGGCTACATTCCCTCATTGGGTATCGAACATATCAGCCTCGGAATTTCTGAAATATCAAAGAGCACTACAGGATCAACAGGATAGCTCCACATTTATGTGGGCGGCACTAGCACATCTAAATATGGACTTGCGACGGTATGGAGGTGTTTTTGCTGAACAGAAGGAGCGAAGGTGGCGTCTTGACCAAACCGAGGGGCGAAGCCGTATGCGACTACGTACTGTGCCGGATGATTCAAGGGATCGTCAAGATTACCAACCGAAACGAAAGGCTTCAGAGCCTCCGGTGATGAGGCTAGACACGAATGTCACATCTCCAAACGGTGACTCTCTAGGTCTGACTCCTACCGCCATGGCTGCCGACCACTCAGAGGGTAATTCTCAGGGTATCGGTCCTGACAGTAGGAGCGTATTTGAAGAAAGCTTCGAGATGATTGACGACCCGAAGGCTGATCTTGAAGACTATGAAGACAAGAACAGAAAGGTCATGAGAAGCCTGCACCGCGGTGACCAAGTCGATAGCGTATGCAATATGTCTCGTATTGTTGGGTTGGAGGCATGTGAAGGCCTTTTGATCCTTGGAAAAGACCACATCTACattctagataattttttCCAGAGGTCAGATGGCGAGATTGTCAATGTCTGGCAAGCCCCTACAGAGGAACGAGATCCTTATGTTCGCATGATTACTGGCCGGGAATCCAATGAACGTAAATCACAGGAGCATGAGACTAGAAGTTGGAAGTGGTCGGACCTGATCAGCGTCTCCAAGAGGCGGTTCCTATTTCGCGATGTGGCCCTCGAAATATTCTTTACCGACGGAACTAGCTATTTGTTGACCCTCATCTCATCGCCCGCTCGGGATAACCTTTGTAGCCAACTCGCAACTAAGGCGCCTCAAGTGACAGGGAGCGTTGGCCACTCGCGACCAGAAGATGTCTGGAGATTCGAGACCCTCAGAAGCCCCGAAGATGCACCTCAGTCTCTCGGGTCAAGATTTGCCAGTGTCTTTGGTCATTCACCAGCACATCCTGCAACACGGAAGTGGGTGAAGGGTGAAATTTCTAACTTTCATTATCTCATGCTTATCAACACCCTCGCTGGAAGGACATTCAACGATCTGACCCAGTACCCTGTTTTCCCTTGGGTGCTTGCTGATTATACAAGCGAAGAGCTGGATTTGACTAACCCAAAAACCTTCCGTGACTTATCAAAGCCTATGGGTTGCCAAACCCCTGAGCGAGAGGGCGAGTTCAGGGAACGATACAAAGCTTTCGCAGAGATGGGGGCGGGCGATTCTCCCCCATTTCATTACGGAACCCACTACTCTTCAGCAATGATTGTCAGCTCGTATTTGATCCGTCTTCAGCCGTTTGTGAAGTCATACCTCTTACTTCAAGGTGGAACATTCGATCATGCTGACCGTCTTTTCTACTCTATTGGAAAGGCTTGGGAATCCGCTTCGCGCGGGAATATGTCGGACGTCAGAGAGCTGATACCTGAATTTTTCTACCTTCCAGAGTTCCTCGTCAATTCTAACAAATATGATTTCGGAGTTCTACAGAACATGACTACCGCGATTGATTCTGTGGAATTGCCGCCATGGGCCAAGGGCGATCCAAAAATCTTCATCCAAAAACACCGGGAAGCTTTGGAAAGTCCTTATGTGACTCAGAATCTGCACCATTGGATTGACCTAGTATTCGGCTGTAAACAGAAAGGCGAGGCCGCCATTGAAGCGGTCAATGTTTTTCACCACCTGTCATACCAAGGGGCGAAAGATGTTGATGCTATCGATGACCCTGTGGAACGACTGGCCACAATTGGTATCATCCATAATTTTGGGCAGACACCACACCAGATCTTCAATCGCCCTCACTCACAGAGAGAGGACGTACGGTACAAGGTCCCACGGCTGGATCGTCTCGCTGAGTCACTTACACAGCAACCGCTCTCATTGCTAG ACATTGGCGAACGGGTATCTTCGCTTTCAATGAAGCAGGACCGCTTGTTGTGTGCTGCAGCTCTCAGGTTAAATATTCCACCGGCTTATGACAAGTATATGGAATGGGGCTTCTTTGATGGTAGCGTGAGATTCTATTCCGCGGACAGTCGAAAG CTTCTCGGACACTTCGAACATCTTCATATTGGTCAGCTATCAGCTGCAATATTTGCGGATTCTCGTACGCTAGTTACCTCAGGAACAGACTGTACCGTCTCGACATGGACATTTACCTCTACAGCAAAGTCTGTAGATCTACAACCTGCAGGATCACTCTTCGGACATCGCTCGCCTGTAACTGTATTAGCAGTCTCGCGGTCATTTAGTGTTCTTCTCTCTGCGTCTACTGATGGCCAAATCATGCTTTGGGATCTCAATCGCCAAACCTTCGTTCGAGAACTTCCAGCCAAAGGACATGTAGAT TGTGCGAGAATCAACGATGTGACAGGAGAGATCGCAGTCTGTCGCGGAAGTCGTATCAGCCTCTACACACTCAATGGAGCACTATTGCTAGACCAGGCTGTGTGCGAGTCAGAGGATGATCAGGTGATGTCCTGTGTCTTCTACGAGGGTGTAAACAACGAGTGGCAGGAGCGAGAACTTCTCTTCACTGGTCACAGACGAGGCGTCGTCAAT ATATGGAGTAAAATCGTTCACAATGGACGCTTTGAGTTTGAATTGATTCGGCAACTTCATCATACTGATAGCAGTCGTGACAATGGTGCCAATATTTCCTCCGGTATCAGCTGTATTCTTACGCTTCCACATGTGGTCTATACGGGGGATGAAGCGGGGAAAGTG TATGAATGGAGCTGTGTTCAGCGTCGTTAG